In Crinalium epipsammum PCC 9333, the following are encoded in one genomic region:
- a CDS encoding photosystem II S4 domain protein has translation MLPREELLKGVENRETAARVIDQAEQALKTWEVVVTDFLSPPELVEMQQMFGRLTEVHLVAGGGYPQAERQRLAIARSELPLELPQVPLAAVSIAGNFLFDSATHRDFLGSMLGCGIVREKTGDIIVLGEQGAQAIIIPEMVEYLETHLTQVRSVPVNTRRIELSELKIREPKKKELTTVEASLRLDAIASAGFGMSRSKMVEFISAGDVRVNWKEITQPSQLVKTGDLIATRGKGRLEVGEIMVTKKERYRVQLTRFI, from the coding sequence ATGCTGCCAAGAGAAGAACTCTTAAAAGGGGTGGAAAATCGAGAAACTGCTGCTCGTGTGATTGATCAAGCTGAACAGGCGCTCAAAACTTGGGAAGTGGTAGTGACGGATTTTCTGTCTCCCCCAGAATTGGTGGAGATGCAACAGATGTTCGGGCGTTTAACGGAAGTGCATTTAGTGGCGGGAGGGGGGTATCCGCAGGCAGAAAGACAACGACTGGCGATCGCACGCTCTGAACTCCCCCTAGAGTTGCCTCAAGTGCCTCTAGCTGCTGTCTCAATAGCCGGAAACTTTCTGTTTGACTCAGCTACTCACCGAGACTTTTTAGGCTCGATGCTGGGATGTGGCATTGTCCGAGAAAAAACAGGCGACATAATTGTACTGGGAGAGCAAGGAGCGCAGGCAATTATTATTCCTGAAATGGTGGAGTATCTAGAAACTCATTTAACTCAAGTGCGTTCTGTGCCTGTAAATACTAGGCGAATTGAGTTAAGTGAGTTAAAAATTCGTGAACCTAAGAAGAAAGAGTTGACGACTGTGGAAGCGTCGTTAAGATTAGATGCGATCGCATCTGCTGGCTTTGGAATGTCTCGTAGCAAAATGGTGGAATTTATTTCTGCTGGTGATGTGCGCGTTAATTGGAAAGAAATTACTCAGCCTAGTCAGCTTGTGAAAACAGGCGATTTAATTGCTACTCGTGGCAAAGGACGTTTAGAAGTTGGAGAAATTATGGTTACTAAAAAAGAACGTTATCGAGTGCAATTAACACGCTTTATTTAA